A genome region from Pseudomonas anguilliseptica includes the following:
- a CDS encoding ABC transporter permease subunit codes for MTTQATLDQSLFYPSPLKEFWQAFAHNKGAVAGLAFMVLLVICALFAPWIAPHDPSEQYREFLLTPPAWLEGGQLQFLLGTDEVGRDLLSRLIHGARLSLLIGLASVLMSLIPGILLGLVAGFFPRLLGPSIMRLMDIMLTLPSLLLAVAILAILGPGLINTIFAIAIVSLPSYVRLTRAAVMGELNRDYVTAARLAGASLPRLMFITVLPNCMAPLIVQATLSFSSAILDAAALGFLGLGVQPPTPEWGTMLASARDYIERAWWVVSLPGLTILLSVLAINLMGDGLRDALDPKLKNAQ; via the coding sequence ATGACCACGCAAGCCACACTCGACCAATCGCTGTTCTACCCCTCACCACTCAAGGAATTCTGGCAAGCCTTCGCCCACAACAAGGGCGCAGTCGCCGGGCTGGCGTTTATGGTCCTGCTGGTGATCTGCGCGCTGTTTGCGCCGTGGATCGCCCCGCACGACCCCAGCGAGCAATACCGCGAGTTTCTGCTCACCCCACCGGCCTGGCTGGAAGGTGGCCAGCTGCAGTTTCTGCTGGGCACCGATGAAGTGGGCCGCGACCTGCTGTCGCGGCTGATCCATGGCGCGCGGCTGTCGCTGCTGATCGGCCTGGCCTCGGTACTGATGTCGTTGATCCCCGGCATTCTTCTCGGGCTGGTTGCCGGGTTCTTCCCGCGCCTGCTTGGCCCGTCGATCATGCGCCTGATGGACATCATGCTGACCCTGCCCTCGCTGCTGCTGGCAGTGGCCATCCTCGCCATCCTCGGCCCTGGGCTGATCAACACCATCTTCGCCATCGCCATCGTCTCACTGCCTTCCTACGTGCGCCTGACCCGCGCCGCAGTGATGGGCGAGCTGAATCGTGACTACGTCACTGCCGCACGCCTGGCCGGCGCCAGCCTACCACGGCTGATGTTTATCACCGTGCTGCCCAACTGCATGGCGCCACTGATCGTGCAGGCCACCCTGAGCTTCTCCTCGGCGATTCTCGATGCCGCTGCCCTGGGCTTTCTCGGCCTCGGCGTACAACCGCCGACGCCTGAGTGGGGCACCATGCTGGCCTCGGCGCGCGACTATATCGAGCGCGCTTGGTGGGTGGTCAGCCTGCCGGGCCTGACCATTCTGCTCAGCGTGCTGGCGATCAATCTGATGGGCGACGGGCTGCGCGATGCACTCGACCCGAAACTCAAGAATGCGCAGTGA
- a CDS encoding ABC transporter substrate-binding protein, translated as MTFALRASIVLSLAFACAAVQAKPLVVCTEAAPEGFDIVQYTTAVTADATSEALFDRLVRFKPGTTEIEPALAERWDISPDGLSYTFHLRKGVKFHSTPWFTPSREMNANDVLWSIQRQHDPKHPWHAQANRGFPYFEAMEFGKLIARIEKLDEHSVRFVLNQPQAPFLADLAMGFTSIYSAEYAEQLLKAGKQELLNSQPVGTGPFVLQRYAKDAQVRYTSHPDYWDGEPASEKLLFAITTDPNVRIQKLRSGACNIALYPRPFDIPALKADDNLKVLELDSLLTAYVALNVRHKPLDDVRVRQAINLAFDKQAYLGAQFGAEGASPAIAPYPSTLLGYDNQLEDWPHDPQRARQLLAEAGHADGISLSIWTRPGGGPTNPNPSLGAQMLQADLAAVGIKTDIRVMEWGELIKRAKNGEHDLVFMGWAGDNGDPDNFLTPNLSCAAAQSGENQAGWCDAEFDRLIIQARETTEPQQRAALYRQALAIFHQQAPWIPQAHPKQFSAVSRDVEGFTLSPMGSNNYAKVKRH; from the coding sequence ATGACATTCGCCCTTCGCGCCAGCATTGTTTTGAGCCTCGCCTTCGCCTGCGCGGCCGTCCAGGCAAAACCATTGGTGGTGTGCACCGAGGCAGCGCCGGAAGGCTTCGATATCGTGCAATACACCACGGCGGTAACCGCCGATGCGACATCTGAAGCGCTGTTTGATCGCCTGGTGCGCTTCAAGCCCGGCACCACCGAAATCGAACCGGCCCTGGCCGAGCGCTGGGACATCAGCCCGGACGGACTGAGCTACACCTTTCACCTGCGCAAGGGGGTGAAATTCCACAGCACGCCCTGGTTTACCCCCAGCCGCGAGATGAACGCCAATGATGTGCTGTGGAGCATCCAGCGCCAGCATGATCCCAAGCACCCTTGGCATGCTCAGGCCAACCGCGGTTTTCCGTATTTCGAGGCCATGGAGTTCGGCAAGCTGATAGCCCGCATCGAGAAACTCGACGAGCACAGCGTGCGCTTTGTACTCAATCAACCGCAGGCGCCCTTCCTCGCCGATCTGGCCATGGGTTTTACCTCGATCTATTCCGCCGAGTATGCCGAGCAGCTGCTCAAAGCCGGCAAGCAGGAACTGCTCAACAGCCAACCGGTCGGTACCGGGCCATTCGTGCTGCAGCGCTACGCCAAGGATGCTCAAGTGCGCTACACCAGCCATCCGGACTACTGGGATGGCGAACCGGCTTCGGAAAAGCTGCTGTTTGCCATTACCACCGATCCCAATGTGCGCATCCAGAAGCTGCGCTCCGGAGCCTGCAACATTGCCCTGTATCCACGCCCCTTCGATATTCCGGCGCTCAAGGCCGACGATAATCTGAAGGTGCTGGAGCTTGATTCGCTGTTGACCGCCTACGTAGCCCTCAACGTGCGCCACAAACCATTGGACGATGTGCGCGTGCGCCAGGCGATCAACCTAGCCTTCGACAAGCAGGCCTACCTCGGCGCGCAATTCGGCGCCGAGGGGGCCAGCCCGGCCATCGCACCCTATCCGTCGACACTGCTTGGCTATGACAATCAGCTTGAGGACTGGCCCCATGATCCTCAGCGCGCCCGTCAGCTGCTCGCAGAGGCTGGCCACGCGGATGGCATCAGCCTGTCAATCTGGACCCGCCCAGGCGGCGGCCCCACCAACCCCAACCCATCACTCGGCGCACAGATGCTGCAAGCCGACCTGGCAGCGGTCGGCATCAAAACCGACATCCGCGTGATGGAGTGGGGCGAGCTGATCAAACGGGCGAAAAATGGCGAGCATGACCTGGTGTTTATGGGCTGGGCCGGCGACAACGGCGACCCGGACAACTTCCTCACGCCCAACCTGTCCTGCGCCGCCGCGCAGAGCGGCGAGAACCAGGCAGGCTGGTGTGATGCCGAGTTCGACCGACTGATCATCCAAGCCAGGGAAACCACCGAGCCGCAGCAGCGCGCTGCGCTCTACCGCCAGGCACTGGCGATTTTCCACCAACAAGCACCGTGGATTCCCCAGGCCCACCCCAAGCAATTCAGCGCGGTCAGCCGTGATGTCGAGGGTTTTACCCTCAGCCCCATGGGCTCGAATAATTACGCCAAGGTAAAGCGGCACTGA
- a CDS encoding ABC transporter substrate-binding protein: MRKNAVIQALLAAGLIASTPLASAAGNLVFCSEGSPDGFDPGLYTTGTDFDAAAETVFNRLSQFERGGTAVIPGLAEKWDISEDGLSYTFHLRPKVKFHTTEYFTPSRDFNADDVLFTFQRMLDKDHPFRKAYPSEFPYFTDMGMDANIAKIEKLDDMTVKFTLNEVDAAFIQNLAMSFASIQSAKYADSLLKAADINQKPIGTGPFVFSRYQKDAVIRFKGNKEYWQPDEVKIDNLIFAINTDASVRMQKLKAGECQVTLFPRPADLDALKKDPNLDMPEQAGFNVGYIAYNVTHPPFDKLEVRQALDMAVNKQGIIDAVYQSAGQLAVNGMPPTQWSYNDSIKDPAYNPEKTKELLKAAGIKEGTEITLWAMPVQRPYNPNAKLMAEMLQADWAKVGVKAKIVTYEWGEYLKRSKAGEHDAMLIGWSGDNGDPDNWLGTLYGCDAVDGNNFSKWCFEDYDKLIKAAKRTTDVAERTELYKQAQVILKREVPITPIAHSTVYQPMSKTVEDFRISPFALNSFYGVGVK, encoded by the coding sequence ATGCGTAAGAACGCCGTCATCCAGGCTTTACTCGCCGCTGGGCTGATCGCCAGCACGCCACTTGCCAGCGCCGCCGGCAACCTGGTGTTCTGCTCCGAAGGCAGCCCTGACGGGTTTGACCCGGGCCTGTACACCACCGGTACCGATTTCGATGCTGCAGCGGAAACCGTGTTCAACCGCCTGAGCCAGTTCGAGCGTGGCGGCACTGCAGTCATCCCCGGCCTGGCCGAGAAGTGGGACATCAGCGAAGACGGCCTGAGCTATACCTTTCACCTGCGCCCGAAGGTGAAATTCCACACCACCGAATACTTCACGCCGAGCCGCGACTTCAACGCTGATGACGTGCTGTTCACCTTCCAGCGCATGCTCGACAAGGATCACCCGTTCCGCAAAGCCTACCCGTCGGAGTTCCCCTACTTCACCGACATGGGTATGGACGCGAACATCGCCAAGATCGAAAAACTCGACGACATGACCGTCAAGTTCACCCTTAACGAAGTCGACGCCGCCTTTATCCAGAACCTGGCGATGAGCTTCGCCTCGATCCAGTCCGCCAAATACGCCGATAGCCTGCTCAAGGCCGCCGATATCAACCAAAAGCCCATCGGCACTGGCCCGTTCGTGTTCAGCCGCTACCAGAAGGACGCGGTGATCCGCTTCAAGGGCAACAAGGAATACTGGCAACCAGATGAGGTGAAAATCGACAACCTGATCTTCGCCATCAACACCGACGCCTCGGTGCGCATGCAGAAGCTCAAGGCCGGCGAATGCCAGGTCACCCTGTTCCCACGTCCGGCGGATCTGGATGCGCTGAAAAAAGACCCGAACCTGGACATGCCCGAGCAGGCCGGCTTCAACGTCGGCTATATCGCCTACAACGTCACCCACCCGCCGTTCGACAAACTCGAAGTGCGCCAGGCGCTGGACATGGCGGTGAACAAGCAGGGCATCATCGACGCGGTGTACCAGAGCGCCGGCCAGCTGGCGGTCAACGGCATGCCGCCGACCCAGTGGTCCTACAACGACAGCATCAAGGACCCCGCCTACAACCCGGAGAAGACCAAGGAACTGCTCAAGGCCGCCGGCATTAAGGAAGGCACCGAAATCACCCTGTGGGCCATGCCGGTGCAGCGCCCGTACAACCCCAACGCCAAACTGATGGCCGAGATGCTCCAGGCCGACTGGGCCAAGGTCGGCGTCAAGGCCAAGATCGTCACCTACGAGTGGGGCGAGTACCTCAAGCGCTCCAAGGCCGGCGAACACGACGCCATGCTGATCGGCTGGAGCGGCGACAACGGTGACCCGGACAACTGGCTGGGCACTCTGTACGGCTGCGACGCAGTGGACGGCAACAACTTCTCCAAGTGGTGCTTCGAGGACTACGACAAGCTGATCAAGGCCGCCAAGCGCACCACCGACGTGGCCGAGCGCACCGAGCTGTACAAGCAGGCTCAGGTGATTCTCAAGCGTGAAGTGCCGATCACCCCGATCGCTCACTCCACGGTCTATCAACCAATGAGCAAAACGGTTGAGGACTTCCGCATCAGCCCGTTCGCGCTGAACTCGTTCTACGGCGTCGGCGTCAAGTAA
- a CDS encoding ABC transporter permease subunit, whose amino-acid sequence MFAFIARRLGLLIPTFFGVTLLTFALIRMIPGDPVEVMMGERRVDPEMHAQAMERLGLNKPLYAQYFDYIGQLAQGDLGESLRTRTSVWDEFTTLFPATLELSLAALLFSGTLGLIAGVIAALKRGSLFDHGVMGISLAGYSMPIFWWGLLLIMFFSVWLGWTPVSGRIDLLYDIPPVTGFMLIDTLLSDEEGAFVDALRHLILPAIVLGTIPLAVIARMTRSAMLEVLREDYVRTARAKGLSPARVVFVHGLRNALIPVLTVFGLQVGTLLAGAVLTETIFSWPGIGKWLIESIGARDYPVVQNGILLIACLVILVNFVVDILYGLANPRIRHQR is encoded by the coding sequence ATGTTTGCTTTTATCGCACGCCGCCTGGGATTGCTGATTCCCACCTTCTTCGGCGTTACCTTGCTGACCTTCGCGCTGATCCGCATGATCCCCGGCGACCCGGTGGAAGTGATGATGGGCGAACGCCGCGTCGACCCGGAAATGCACGCCCAGGCCATGGAACGCCTCGGGTTGAACAAGCCGCTGTATGCGCAGTATTTCGACTATATCGGCCAGCTGGCCCAGGGCGACCTGGGTGAGTCGCTGCGCACCCGCACCAGCGTCTGGGATGAATTCACCACGCTGTTTCCCGCCACCCTGGAATTGTCCCTCGCCGCCTTGCTGTTCTCCGGCACCCTGGGGCTGATCGCTGGGGTGATTGCTGCACTGAAACGGGGCTCACTGTTCGACCATGGGGTGATGGGCATTTCGCTGGCCGGCTACTCCATGCCGATTTTCTGGTGGGGCCTGCTGCTGATCATGTTCTTCTCAGTGTGGCTGGGATGGACGCCGGTGTCCGGGCGTATCGATCTGCTCTACGACATCCCGCCAGTCACCGGTTTTATGCTGATCGACACCCTGCTCAGCGACGAAGAGGGTGCATTTGTCGATGCCCTGCGCCATCTGATCCTGCCGGCCATCGTGCTCGGCACCATTCCACTGGCGGTCATCGCACGGATGACTCGCTCAGCGATGCTCGAAGTACTGCGCGAGGACTATGTGCGCACTGCACGCGCCAAGGGCCTGTCACCGGCCCGCGTGGTGTTCGTGCATGGCCTGCGCAACGCACTGATCCCGGTACTCACGGTGTTCGGCCTGCAGGTCGGTACGCTGCTGGCAGGTGCGGTACTGACCGAAACCATCTTCTCCTGGCCGGGCATAGGCAAATGGCTGATCGAGTCGATTGGCGCGCGTGACTACCCGGTGGTGCAGAACGGCATTTTGCTGATCGCCTGCCTGGTGATTCTGGTCAACTTCGTGGTGGACATCCTCTACGGCCTGGCCAACCCACGCATCCGCCATCAGCGCTAA
- a CDS encoding cupin domain-containing protein, with product MTADRIGERLRRYRRAAKKTLNEVASESGLTASFLSQAERNLTGISISSLASIAKSLDIPLNVLFDQPPQPEPDSHQGERVRYTIEGQPLAYERLSSSFPGNQLNAVKMSMPVGYQSELIAHEGAEFAYVLSGKILYTIDGRQYPLSAGDSVHFDAGKAHRLANVGSDVAEMLAITTLSLFDDHSTP from the coding sequence ATGACCGCAGATCGCATCGGAGAACGTTTGCGCCGCTATCGGCGGGCCGCGAAGAAGACCCTGAATGAAGTCGCGAGCGAGTCGGGGCTTACCGCCAGCTTCCTCTCCCAGGCCGAGCGCAACCTGACCGGCATCTCGATTTCCTCATTGGCCAGCATCGCCAAGTCACTCGATATTCCGCTCAATGTGCTGTTCGACCAACCGCCTCAACCCGAGCCCGACTCCCACCAGGGCGAGCGGGTGCGCTACACCATCGAAGGCCAGCCCCTGGCCTATGAACGGCTGTCCAGCAGCTTTCCAGGCAACCAGTTGAACGCGGTGAAAATGAGCATGCCTGTCGGCTATCAATCCGAACTGATCGCCCATGAAGGTGCCGAATTTGCCTACGTGTTGTCCGGCAAGATTCTCTACACCATCGACGGCCGCCAATACCCATTGAGCGCCGGCGACTCGGTGCACTTCGATGCCGGCAAAGCCCACCGCCTGGCCAATGTCGGCAGCGACGTAGCGGAAATGCTGGCCATCACCACCCTGAGCCTGTTCGACGACCACAGCACGCCCTGA
- a CDS encoding M24 family metallopeptidase, producing MTLGVGGCTPQQALAGLHNMMDGAQPIALGEYQARVSRAQARMQAEGIAAMFINAGSNLQYFTGVRWHPSERMVGAILPADGPLEYLAPAFEVGTIRDFQVLAGDINTWQEHESPYQLLLDTLQRMGITADPEQPVKIGLCPTLAFFMVDGIRRLARGYEFVDGAVVSAYCRQRKSAAELALMQRAKDMTLEVHKAVASMLHEGISTTAVAEFIQQAHRAVGAAGSTFCIVLFGPASAFPHGVKHAQTLKQGDMVLIDTGCQVHGYLSDITRSYVFGEPSQRQRDFWNIEKAAQLAAFEAAQLGQPCQAVDAAARRTLEAAGLGPDYKLPGLPHRTGHGIGLDIHEGPYLVRGDLTPLAEGMCFSNEPMICVPGEFGVRLEDHFYMSADGPRWFTAPSHSLDDPFGLG from the coding sequence ATGACCCTCGGTGTCGGAGGTTGTACGCCGCAACAGGCGCTTGCCGGGCTGCACAACATGATGGATGGCGCGCAACCCATCGCGCTTGGTGAATACCAGGCACGAGTGAGTCGTGCCCAGGCGCGGATGCAGGCCGAAGGTATTGCCGCGATGTTTATCAACGCAGGCAGCAATCTGCAGTATTTCACTGGTGTGCGCTGGCATCCCAGTGAGCGCATGGTGGGGGCCATCCTTCCCGCTGATGGGCCGCTGGAATATCTGGCCCCGGCGTTCGAAGTCGGGACGATTCGCGATTTTCAGGTGCTTGCTGGCGACATTAATACTTGGCAGGAGCACGAAAGCCCCTATCAGTTGCTGCTCGACACCCTGCAGCGGATGGGTATCACGGCCGATCCAGAGCAGCCAGTGAAAATCGGCCTCTGTCCGACGCTGGCGTTCTTTATGGTCGACGGCATACGCCGCCTGGCCAGAGGCTACGAGTTTGTCGATGGAGCGGTGGTCAGCGCTTACTGCCGGCAGCGCAAATCAGCGGCGGAGCTGGCCCTGATGCAGCGTGCCAAGGATATGACTCTCGAGGTGCATAAAGCCGTCGCCAGTATGCTGCATGAAGGTATCAGCACCACGGCGGTCGCCGAGTTTATCCAGCAGGCGCATCGCGCTGTCGGCGCCGCAGGTTCGACGTTCTGCATCGTGCTATTTGGCCCGGCCAGTGCCTTTCCCCATGGGGTCAAACACGCGCAGACCCTCAAGCAGGGCGACATGGTGCTGATCGACACCGGTTGCCAGGTGCATGGCTATCTGTCGGACATCACCCGCAGCTATGTCTTCGGCGAGCCCAGCCAGCGTCAGCGCGACTTCTGGAATATTGAGAAAGCCGCGCAGCTTGCGGCATTCGAGGCCGCGCAGCTCGGTCAGCCCTGCCAGGCGGTGGATGCAGCGGCGCGGCGCACCCTGGAAGCGGCGGGCCTGGGGCCTGACTACAAATTGCCGGGGCTGCCGCATCGCACTGGCCACGGTATCGGCCTGGATATCCATGAGGGGCCGTATCTGGTACGCGGCGATCTGACGCCGTTGGCCGAGGGCATGTGCTTCAGCAATGAGCCGATGATTTGCGTGCCGGGCGAGTTCGGCGTGCGTCTGGAGGATCACTTCTACATGAGTGCCGATGGGCCGCGCTGGTTCACTGCGCCGAGCCATTCGCTGGATGATCCGTTCGGTCTGGGATAA
- a CDS encoding SIMPL domain-containing protein (The SIMPL domain is named for its presence in mouse protein SIMPL (signalling molecule that associates with mouse pelle-like kinase). Bacterial member BP26, from Brucella, was shown to assemble into a channel-like structure, while YggE from E. coli has been associated with resistance to oxidative stress.): protein MLPLSRLATALLLSTTTLLSATAMAEEARYNQVALRAEVTQEIAHDLMHVTLYSEAQDSDPAALAAQISKTLNASIAQARKVKGVSVASGSRNSYPVYDDKGQKITAWRERAELRLESADFSALSKLTGEMLQTLKMGGMNFSIASDTRKTHEDALLKDAVAAFKARAQLATEALGGSGYKLVSLSLNTGGFQPPMPMRMEAMKGAAMMDAAATPEIEAGTSQVNINADGVIEVQMP, encoded by the coding sequence ATGCTGCCATTGTCTCGCCTCGCCACCGCCCTGCTGCTGAGCACCACCACCCTGCTGAGCGCCACGGCCATGGCCGAAGAAGCGCGCTATAACCAGGTCGCACTGCGCGCCGAGGTCACTCAGGAAATTGCCCACGACCTGATGCACGTCACCCTCTACAGCGAAGCCCAGGACAGCGACCCAGCCGCCCTCGCCGCGCAGATCAGCAAGACCCTGAATGCCAGCATCGCCCAGGCGCGCAAGGTCAAAGGCGTCAGCGTCGCCTCCGGCAGCCGCAACAGCTACCCGGTGTACGACGACAAAGGCCAGAAAATTACTGCCTGGCGCGAGCGCGCCGAGCTGCGCCTGGAAAGCGCCGATTTCAGCGCACTGTCCAAGCTCACCGGGGAAATGCTGCAAACCCTGAAGATGGGCGGAATGAACTTCAGCATCGCCTCGGACACCCGTAAGACCCACGAAGACGCCCTGCTCAAGGACGCCGTGGCAGCCTTCAAGGCCCGCGCGCAACTGGCCACCGAAGCGCTCGGCGGCAGCGGTTACAAGCTGGTCAGCCTGAGCCTCAACACCGGCGGTTTCCAGCCTCCGATGCCGATGCGTATGGAGGCCATGAAAGGTGCGGCGATGATGGATGCGGCGGCGACACCGGAGATCGAAGCCGGCACCAGCCAGGTCAACATCAACGCCGATGGCGTAATCGAAGTGCAGATGCCCTGA
- a CDS encoding ABC transporter substrate-binding protein — translation MLVAGLLLGSTYASASNLVYCSEGSPGGFDPGQYTTGTDFDAASETLFNGLAQFERGSTLAVPALATEWQASEDGLSYTFKLRPGVKFHSTEYFTPSRTFNADDVVFTFQRMLDKDHPFRKAYPTEFPYFTDMGLDKNIAKVEKVDDLSVRFTLNNVDAAFIQNLAMNFAAIHSAEYADQLLKAGKAADINQKPIGTGPFVFNRYQKDAQIRFKGNKDYWLPEDVQIDNLIFAINTDASVRAQKLKAGECQITLNPRPADLAALQKDPNLQVPSQPGFNLGYIAYNVTRAPFDKVEVRQALDMAIDKPAIISAVYQGAGQLAVNAMPPTQWSYDESINAIPQDIEKAKALLKQAGVAEGTKITLWAMPVQRPYNPNAKLMAEMLQADWAKVGIQAEIVSYEWGEYIKRAHAGEHDAMLIGWTGDNGDPDNWLGTLYGCDSVNGNNFSKWCDAGYDKIVKQAKAVTDRAARSELYQQAQQIIQQQLPISPIAHSTVYQPMRNSVKGFEISPFGRNSFYGVSNTR, via the coding sequence ATGCTCGTTGCCGGACTGCTTCTCGGCTCGACATACGCATCCGCCAGCAACCTCGTGTACTGCTCCGAAGGCAGTCCCGGCGGTTTCGATCCCGGCCAATACACCACTGGTACCGACTTCGACGCCGCCTCGGAAACCCTGTTCAACGGCCTAGCCCAGTTCGAGCGCGGCAGCACCCTGGCCGTACCGGCCCTGGCTACCGAGTGGCAGGCCAGTGAAGACGGTCTCAGTTACACCTTCAAGTTGCGGCCTGGGGTGAAATTCCACAGCACCGAGTACTTCACCCCCAGCCGCACCTTCAATGCTGATGACGTGGTGTTCACCTTCCAGCGCATGCTCGACAAGGATCATCCGTTCCGTAAGGCCTACCCGACCGAGTTCCCGTACTTCACCGACATGGGCCTGGACAAGAACATCGCCAAGGTGGAGAAGGTCGACGACCTCAGCGTGCGCTTCACCCTGAACAATGTGGACGCGGCCTTTATCCAGAACCTGGCGATGAACTTCGCCGCCATCCACTCCGCCGAATACGCAGACCAGTTGCTCAAGGCCGGCAAAGCCGCCGACATCAACCAGAAGCCAATCGGCACCGGCCCCTTTGTCTTCAACCGCTACCAGAAAGATGCGCAGATTCGCTTCAAGGGCAACAAGGACTACTGGCTGCCGGAAGATGTGCAGATCGACAACCTGATCTTCGCCATCAACACCGACGCCTCGGTGCGCGCGCAGAAGCTCAAGGCCGGCGAATGCCAGATCACCCTGAACCCGCGCCCGGCGGATCTCGCCGCACTGCAGAAAGACCCTAACCTGCAGGTGCCCAGCCAGCCTGGCTTCAACCTGGGTTACATCGCCTACAACGTGACCCGCGCGCCATTCGACAAAGTCGAAGTGCGTCAGGCGCTGGACATGGCCATCGATAAACCGGCGATCATCAGCGCGGTCTACCAGGGTGCCGGGCAACTGGCGGTCAACGCCATGCCGCCGACCCAGTGGTCCTATGACGAAAGCATCAATGCCATCCCGCAAGACATCGAAAAAGCCAAGGCCCTGCTCAAGCAGGCTGGCGTGGCCGAAGGCACCAAGATCACCCTGTGGGCCATGCCCGTACAGCGCCCGTATAACCCCAACGCCAAACTGATGGCCGAAATGCTCCAGGCCGACTGGGCAAAGGTCGGCATCCAGGCAGAGATCGTCAGCTACGAGTGGGGCGAGTACATCAAGCGCGCCCATGCCGGCGAGCACGACGCCATGCTGATCGGCTGGACCGGCGACAACGGTGACCCGGACAACTGGCTGGGCACCCTGTATGGCTGCGATTCGGTCAATGGCAACAACTTCTCCAAATGGTGCGATGCTGGCTACGACAAGATCGTCAAGCAGGCCAAGGCCGTTACCGATCGCGCCGCCCGCAGCGAGCTGTATCAGCAGGCGCAACAGATCATCCAGCAACAACTGCCGATCTCCCCGATCGCGCACTCAACGGTCTACCAGCCCATGCGCAACAGCGTAAAAGGCTTCGAGATCAGCCCCTTTGGGCGCAACAGCTTCTACGGCGTCAGCAACACACGCTGA